From a single Sphingosinicellaceae bacterium genomic region:
- a CDS encoding PAS domain S-box protein — MQVPWDPDSSEETSRRAALSRYDILDTSSEPEFDDIVFLAAQICGAPTALISLIDGRRQWFKAAVGIEARETPRDVAFCAHAIAQTQMMVVEDARLDERFADNPLVTGEPHVRFYAGAQLRTPEGVALGTLCVLDTRTRSLSEDQQSALKVLARQVMDRLETRRLLAQTRIDASRLRLIIEAAVDYAIITTDLDGIIESWSAGAARMFGRDADIVIGRPCAMLFTDSDQAAGVPEAEIRNTLACERAHDERWHPRSNGELFWGRCEIITLRSPGSQPLGLLKILQDRTAPRAAERKLRESETRGRLALDAAELGAFEAVPGSGEVFGDERAHELLGHADTEAVSFDELMARLHVEDRERFDAAVRAAIAAGNEGRLDIDYRVLVAATAEIRWLRSRARVIKLPGERLRLVGTVRDISRERAADEHRRLLSNELQHRVKNTLGVVQGIVAQSLRTVATPAEAREAISSRLTTLAHAHDLLTQTSWQSARIHAVVQGAVLVHLAEPDRVVVEGPNIELKARSALALSMALHELFTNAVKHGALSNADGSVELRWAVGDGNGNGSKSFDIVWQEEGGPQVSPPTRSGFGTRLIGASLNGDLGGRGVVEYLEAGVRWSLATTVEALQEGELQSPSPAGSSG; from the coding sequence ATGCAGGTTCCTTGGGATCCGGATTCGTCCGAGGAGACGTCGCGGCGGGCCGCGCTTTCCCGCTATGACATTCTGGACACTTCGAGCGAGCCGGAATTCGACGACATCGTCTTCCTCGCCGCACAGATCTGCGGTGCGCCGACGGCGTTGATCAGCCTGATCGACGGACGACGGCAGTGGTTCAAGGCTGCCGTTGGTATCGAAGCCAGGGAGACCCCACGTGACGTCGCTTTCTGCGCCCACGCGATCGCGCAGACGCAGATGATGGTTGTCGAGGATGCCCGGCTCGACGAGCGCTTTGCGGATAATCCCTTGGTCACCGGGGAGCCGCACGTCCGGTTCTACGCTGGCGCTCAATTGCGGACACCCGAAGGCGTGGCACTTGGTACACTGTGCGTGTTGGACACCCGTACTCGAAGCCTGTCTGAGGACCAGCAGTCGGCATTGAAGGTGCTCGCCCGGCAGGTCATGGACCGGTTGGAGACGCGAAGGCTTCTCGCCCAGACCCGCATAGACGCCTCACGCCTCCGTTTGATTATCGAAGCGGCGGTCGACTACGCGATCATCACGACGGATCTGGATGGCATCATCGAAAGCTGGAGTGCCGGTGCGGCGCGAATGTTCGGAAGGGACGCCGATATAGTAATCGGACGGCCCTGCGCGATGCTCTTCACCGATAGCGACCAGGCGGCCGGCGTGCCCGAAGCCGAAATCCGCAATACGTTGGCGTGCGAGCGGGCGCATGATGAACGCTGGCATCCGCGGTCGAACGGCGAGCTGTTCTGGGGTCGTTGCGAAATCATCACGCTGCGCAGTCCCGGGTCGCAGCCGCTCGGACTCCTCAAGATTCTGCAGGACAGGACTGCACCCCGCGCGGCGGAAAGGAAGCTACGCGAAAGCGAAACCCGCGGCAGGCTGGCGCTCGACGCCGCGGAACTTGGCGCCTTCGAGGCCGTGCCCGGCTCGGGCGAAGTCTTCGGTGACGAGCGCGCGCACGAGCTGCTGGGACATGCCGACACCGAGGCGGTTTCGTTCGATGAACTGATGGCCCGCTTGCACGTAGAGGATCGTGAACGGTTCGATGCTGCGGTGCGGGCCGCGATCGCGGCTGGCAACGAAGGGCGTCTCGACATCGACTACCGCGTCCTCGTAGCCGCGACCGCCGAGATCCGTTGGCTGCGGTCGAGAGCGCGGGTGATCAAGTTGCCGGGTGAGCGCCTCCGGCTGGTCGGTACGGTGCGCGACATCTCGAGGGAGCGTGCCGCAGACGAGCATCGCCGCCTGCTTTCCAACGAGTTGCAGCATCGGGTCAAGAACACCCTCGGCGTCGTGCAGGGTATAGTCGCTCAGTCGCTGCGCACCGTAGCCACCCCTGCCGAAGCGCGTGAAGCTATCAGTAGCCGGCTCACGACCCTCGCTCATGCGCATGATCTGCTCACCCAAACGAGCTGGCAATCGGCGAGGATTCACGCCGTCGTTCAAGGTGCCGTCCTCGTCCACTTGGCCGAGCCGGACCGCGTCGTCGTCGAAGGTCCCAACATCGAATTGAAGGCCCGCTCGGCCCTAGCTCTCTCGATGGCGCTGCACGAGCTCTTCACGAACGCCGTGAAGCATGGCGCGTTGTCCAATGCGGACGGTAGCGTCGAGCTCCGATGGGCGGTCGGAGACGGGAACGGCAACGGTTCGAAGTCATTCGACATAGTCTGGCAGGAGGAGGGCGGCCCGCAGGTATCGCCGCCGACCCGCAGTGGCTTCGGAACACGGCTCATCGGAGCCAGCCTGAACGGCGATCTCGGCGGCCGCGGGGTCGTGGAATATCTCGAAGCGGGCGTGAGGTGGTCGCTCGCGACGACAGTCGAAGCTCTCCAGGAAGGAGAGTTGCAGTCGCCTAGCCCGGCAGGCAGCAGCGGATGA
- a CDS encoding response regulator gives MVVGEARPVVLVVEDEAMIRMGATALVEDLGLEFYEASGADDAITLLEQHSHITIVFTDIQMAGSMDGLELAAYARKRWPPLKFIIVSGNHIAEAGEMPEGAVFFRKPYGDAAIGEAIRAFS, from the coding sequence ATGGTGGTCGGCGAAGCTCGTCCGGTGGTCCTCGTCGTCGAGGATGAGGCCATGATCCGCATGGGGGCTACAGCGCTCGTCGAGGATCTGGGATTGGAGTTCTATGAGGCTTCGGGTGCCGACGACGCCATCACTCTGCTTGAACAGCATTCGCACATCACCATTGTATTCACCGACATCCAGATGGCGGGGTCGATGGATGGGCTCGAGCTCGCAGCATATGCTCGGAAGCGCTGGCCGCCATTGAAGTTCATCATCGTCTCTGGGAACCACATAGCGGAAGCAGGGGAGATGCCAGAGGGTGCCGTGTTCTTCCGCAAACCCTATGGCGACGCCGCGATCGGCGAGGCGATCCGCGCTTTCTCCTGA
- a CDS encoding PAS domain-containing protein → MAHLTPPPPAVELTLAIAMVASAGTPLLLLDGKLDVVAASLAFCRQFELDPDDVTGRVMFSLGTGEWDSPRLRSLLTAVASGGAKIENYELDLRTRNRGVRCLCINAHRLDYDDHEAVRLFVAILDVTDARASDRLRDELVRDKSVMLQELQHRIANSLQIIASVLMQSARKTQSEELRDHLTNAHNRVMSVAELQRQLAVSSLADVAMKPYLGQLCQSIGASMIADHDQLSIAVDVDDSSAGPNASVSIGLIVTELVINALKHAFPDHRHGEIQVGYSDSATGWKLTVDDDGVGMPGDMPDAKAGLGTTIVNALAKQLHATVRVAPGRPGTSIIVNETKLRLVDGIADEPEVQAV, encoded by the coding sequence ATGGCTCACCTCACGCCGCCGCCGCCCGCCGTTGAACTTACCTTGGCGATCGCCATGGTTGCATCTGCCGGAACCCCCCTCCTACTGCTCGATGGAAAACTCGATGTCGTGGCCGCGAGCCTAGCGTTCTGCCGGCAGTTCGAACTCGACCCTGACGACGTCACCGGCCGGGTGATGTTCTCGTTGGGAACCGGCGAATGGGATTCGCCACGCTTGCGGTCGCTGTTGACCGCGGTGGCTTCAGGTGGCGCGAAGATCGAGAACTACGAACTGGACCTGCGTACGCGCAATCGCGGCGTAAGGTGCCTTTGCATCAACGCACATCGGCTCGACTACGACGACCATGAGGCTGTCCGCCTCTTCGTCGCGATCCTCGACGTTACCGACGCCCGCGCCAGTGACCGTCTTCGGGACGAGCTCGTTCGCGACAAATCGGTCATGCTGCAGGAGCTGCAGCACCGGATCGCCAACAGCCTGCAGATCATCGCCAGCGTGCTGATGCAAAGCGCCCGCAAGACGCAGTCCGAGGAACTTCGCGATCACCTCACGAACGCGCACAATCGCGTGATGTCCGTCGCCGAACTTCAGCGTCAGCTGGCGGTGTCCAGCCTGGCCGACGTCGCCATGAAACCCTACCTTGGCCAGCTCTGCCAGAGCATCGGGGCGTCGATGATCGCTGATCACGATCAGCTGTCGATCGCCGTCGATGTCGATGACAGCAGCGCCGGTCCCAACGCCTCTGTAAGCATCGGCCTCATCGTGACCGAGCTCGTCATCAACGCGTTGAAACACGCGTTTCCCGACCACCGGCACGGCGAGATTCAGGTAGGCTATTCGGACAGCGCCACGGGGTGGAAGCTGACGGTCGACGATGACGGCGTAGGGATGCCCGGCGACATGCCCGACGCCAAAGCCGGTCTGGGCACCACGATCGTCAACGCGCTCGCCAAGCAGCTACACGCGACCGTCCGCGTCGCGCCCGGGCGCCCAGGTACATCGATCATCGTCAACGAAACCAAACTGCGACTTGTTGACGGTATTGCAGATGAGCCGGAGGTCCAGGCCGTCTAG
- a CDS encoding SWIB/MDM2 domain-containing protein, whose translation MPTTVKKAAKAPAAGAKPNALQKPLQPSPELAEIVGSDPIARGQVVSKVWDYIRAHKLQNPADKREILADAKLKAVFGRDKCTMFEMNKYLAQHLK comes from the coding sequence ATGCCGACGACCGTCAAGAAGGCAGCGAAGGCGCCAGCCGCCGGTGCCAAACCGAATGCGTTACAGAAGCCGCTACAGCCGTCGCCGGAACTCGCCGAGATCGTTGGTAGCGATCCGATCGCCCGCGGTCAGGTGGTCAGCAAAGTTTGGGACTATATCAGGGCCCACAAACTGCAGAACCCCGCGGACAAGCGCGAGATCCTCGCAGATGCGAAACTCAAAGCTGTATTCGGCAGGGACAAGTGCACCATGTTCGAGATGAACAAGTATCTCGCCCAACACCTGAAATAG
- a CDS encoding helix-turn-helix domain-containing protein, whose translation MALAARATRDYDAPMQSKFYVDVGTRIREARERSGLNQREVADACGINRLSIGRIEKGKKNASLMTIGRLALALKVPPAEFFIGVEPDTALLVPAPRVNARPRAKAEIPKTGKAGLRKSATSKVP comes from the coding sequence GTGGCATTGGCAGCGCGAGCAACGCGCGACTACGATGCGCCGATGCAGAGCAAGTTCTACGTCGATGTCGGAACAAGGATTCGCGAGGCGCGCGAACGGTCGGGTTTGAACCAGCGTGAGGTGGCCGACGCGTGCGGCATCAACCGGCTTTCGATCGGGCGCATCGAGAAGGGAAAGAAGAACGCTTCGCTGATGACGATCGGGCGGCTAGCGCTCGCCTTGAAGGTCCCCCCGGCCGAGTTCTTCATTGGCGTCGAGCCAGATACGGCCCTGCTCGTTCCGGCACCCCGCGTGAACGCCCGTCCGCGGGCCAAGGCCGAGATCCCCAAGACAGGCAAAGCCGGCTTGCGAAAGAGCGCGACTTCGAAGGTGCCCTGA
- a CDS encoding helix-turn-helix domain-containing protein — translation MDARSLLGRNMRKLRSGRGISQEHLAADSSIDRAYVSELERGVVAASVDMLDRLAAILDVPVAALFEVPAAGEKPPPNLPRGRKRA, via the coding sequence ATGGACGCACGCTCGCTGCTCGGTCGCAACATGCGCAAACTGCGGTCCGGGCGGGGTATCTCGCAGGAACATCTCGCCGCCGACTCGTCTATCGACCGCGCCTACGTCAGCGAACTCGAACGCGGCGTCGTCGCGGCCTCGGTCGACATGCTGGACAGGCTCGCCGCAATCCTGGATGTGCCGGTCGCGGCCCTATTCGAAGTTCCGGCCGCAGGTGAGAAGCCACCTCCAAACCTGCCGAGAGGTCGCAAGCGGGCCTGA
- a CDS encoding YkgB family protein encodes MKDIANMAGTPLEQIAILLLRLSLVVTFLWFGTLKFFAYEAKGIDPLLTNSPLTRWLSRFGEAGAARVVGGAEIGIGLCLAAGFSWPRGPVALLGAAGSIGTFLVTLSFLLTTPGAFEHRGPPYFLSTTFGTFLIKDLVLLAASFVLLADGLA; translated from the coding sequence ATGAAAGACATCGCCAATATGGCGGGGACCCCGCTCGAGCAGATCGCGATACTGCTGCTGCGGCTTTCGCTGGTCGTCACCTTCCTTTGGTTCGGAACGCTGAAATTCTTCGCTTACGAGGCCAAGGGCATTGATCCACTATTGACTAATAGCCCGCTGACCCGATGGCTGAGCCGGTTCGGCGAAGCGGGGGCGGCGCGCGTTGTCGGGGGAGCCGAGATTGGCATCGGCCTATGTCTCGCGGCCGGTTTCAGCTGGCCGCGAGGTCCGGTGGCGCTCCTCGGCGCGGCTGGTTCGATTGGCACCTTTCTGGTCACGCTGAGCTTCCTGCTGACCACGCCGGGCGCATTCGAACACAGGGGCCCTCCCTATTTCCTGTCGACGACTTTCGGCACGTTCCTGATCAAGGACCTCGTCCTGCTAGCTGCGTCGTTCGTGCTGCTGGCGGATGGTCTGGCGTAA
- a CDS encoding PQQ-binding-like beta-propeller repeat protein has product MAAARAPDNDAAPAASVRATATQATAVNPNNWSGFANTHDSQRRSELKEINRDNVSRLKVSASYDLRETSNFAPAPVVIDGVMYISANRSTMAIDAATGALKWKHVYNEFKVSPPPDAINNNRGVAYADGRIFRGVGNGYLYAHDATTGRQLWRAKAASQKAGESLPAAPQVWKGTVYTTLAGGDIAGVRGRMMAFDATTGKRKWTFELAPLTGPGSETWPKPTARAPRTGGGSYSSSTLDEERALLYVPVGNAAPDFDLASRPGLNLYTNSIVILDAGTGKLSRYYQITPGDYHDWDVVAPPALITTRDGVRMMSVGAKDGHLYGIDLDTGRTSYRTEITKLLNVEAPIRAAGTRFCPGIRGGVQWNGPAFDPSSNTLFIGTADVCTTVKLGNPPPPAKLGHTFSGEPGGSFFGAFDPPGEDSGWLNAIDADSGRTKWRYHAEAPIIAGVISTGGGLVFTADLKGNVMAFDALDGRMLWKDATRQPVGGGVVTYAVNGRQYIAVAAGMESDAEWRVKGTRAQIFIYSLPDEQDSP; this is encoded by the coding sequence ATGGCCGCCGCGCGGGCGCCGGACAATGACGCCGCTCCCGCGGCCAGCGTCCGAGCCACGGCCACGCAGGCGACCGCCGTCAATCCGAACAATTGGTCGGGCTTTGCGAATACTCATGACTCGCAACGGAGATCCGAGCTGAAGGAGATCAATCGCGACAATGTGAGCCGGCTGAAGGTTTCGGCGTCCTACGATCTGCGTGAGACCAGCAACTTCGCCCCAGCGCCGGTCGTGATCGACGGCGTCATGTACATCAGCGCTAACCGCAGCACGATGGCGATCGACGCAGCCACGGGTGCGCTGAAATGGAAGCATGTCTATAACGAGTTCAAGGTGTCGCCGCCTCCCGACGCGATCAACAACAACCGCGGCGTCGCCTATGCCGACGGGCGTATCTTCCGCGGCGTCGGCAATGGCTATCTCTATGCCCATGACGCCACGACCGGTAGGCAGCTCTGGAGGGCCAAGGCCGCGAGCCAGAAGGCTGGGGAGAGCCTGCCGGCTGCTCCGCAGGTCTGGAAGGGAACCGTATACACGACCTTGGCCGGAGGCGACATCGCGGGTGTGCGCGGGCGGATGATGGCCTTCGACGCCACGACCGGGAAGAGAAAATGGACGTTCGAACTGGCGCCCCTTACCGGGCCAGGTTCCGAGACCTGGCCGAAACCCACCGCAAGGGCGCCACGGACGGGTGGCGGTTCGTACAGTTCAAGCACGTTGGACGAGGAACGGGCCCTACTGTACGTCCCTGTCGGCAACGCGGCTCCGGATTTCGACCTCGCTTCTCGTCCCGGGCTCAACCTCTATACCAATTCTATCGTCATCCTTGACGCGGGCACGGGTAAGCTCAGCAGATACTATCAGATCACTCCCGGCGACTATCACGACTGGGATGTCGTCGCGCCGCCCGCTCTGATCACGACCAGGGACGGGGTCCGCATGATGTCCGTTGGTGCGAAGGACGGCCACCTTTACGGGATAGACCTCGATACCGGCAGGACGTCGTACAGGACCGAAATCACGAAACTACTCAACGTCGAGGCGCCGATCAGAGCAGCGGGTACGCGCTTCTGTCCCGGCATCAGGGGCGGGGTGCAATGGAACGGTCCCGCATTCGATCCATCCTCCAACACGCTGTTCATCGGCACGGCCGACGTTTGCACAACCGTTAAGTTGGGTAACCCCCCACCGCCGGCGAAGCTCGGCCACACCTTCAGCGGCGAACCGGGCGGATCGTTCTTCGGCGCCTTCGATCCGCCAGGTGAAGACTCCGGCTGGCTCAATGCGATCGACGCCGACAGCGGCAGGACGAAATGGCGATACCATGCCGAAGCGCCGATCATCGCCGGTGTCATATCGACGGGCGGGGGCTTGGTGTTCACCGCCGACCTCAAGGGCAACGTCATGGCTTTCGACGCGCTCGACGGGAGGATGCTGTGGAAGGATGCCACGAGGCAGCCGGTGGGCGGCGGCGTCGTGACCTACGCGGTGAATGGCAGGCAGTACATCGCTGTCGCGGCGGGGATGGAGTCCGACGCCGAGTGGCGGGTCAAGGGCACGAGAGCGCAGATTTTCATCTACAGCCTGCCGGACGAGCAGGATTCGCCATGA
- a CDS encoding sorbosone dehydrogenase family protein has translation MRFLPPILCALALFGCGDRNGGDIEAQVGPNPDLPEPHQYLIPPVGVATRVEWGSAKPAAPVGMEIHALAVRLAHPRMPYVLPNGDVLIVESSGPSEPVFRPKTIIAAKLQAYSAGGAKGANRITLLRDADGDGRPELRVTFLDKLVNPFGIVLVGNDLYVANTDAVVRYPYSAGQTRITAPGTKLTDLPGGPINHHWTKTLVASPDGTKLYVGVGSNSNITENGIEAEKGRAAVWEIDRATGASRIFASGLRNPSGLAWEPHTGALWALVNERDELGPDLVPDYMTSVRDGGFYGWPYSYFGQHLDPRVRPQRPDLVARATKPDYALGSHVAPLGLAFYAGGSLPTRYHDGLFVGEHGSWNRGNLSGYKVVFIPFASGRPNGKPQDVVTGFLTSDGHARGRPVGLAIDRTGALLIADDLGDTLWRLTTPSG, from the coding sequence ATGCGTTTCTTGCCCCCCATTCTCTGTGCGCTCGCGCTTTTCGGCTGCGGCGACCGGAACGGCGGCGACATCGAAGCGCAGGTCGGTCCCAATCCCGACCTACCCGAGCCGCATCAGTATCTCATCCCGCCGGTGGGGGTCGCCACGAGGGTCGAGTGGGGCTCGGCGAAACCGGCGGCGCCTGTCGGGATGGAGATACATGCCCTCGCAGTCAGACTTGCTCACCCGCGCATGCCCTATGTGCTGCCTAACGGAGACGTGCTGATCGTCGAATCGAGTGGCCCGTCCGAGCCGGTCTTCCGCCCGAAGACGATAATCGCCGCGAAACTTCAGGCATACTCCGCGGGAGGCGCCAAGGGCGCGAACCGGATCACGCTGCTACGCGATGCGGACGGTGACGGACGGCCTGAGCTCCGCGTGACGTTCCTCGACAAGCTCGTGAACCCGTTCGGAATCGTGCTTGTCGGCAATGACCTCTACGTTGCCAATACCGATGCCGTAGTGCGCTATCCGTACAGCGCCGGACAGACCAGGATCACCGCGCCGGGTACCAAGCTGACCGATCTACCGGGCGGTCCCATCAACCATCACTGGACGAAGACGCTCGTCGCCAGCCCTGACGGCACCAAGCTCTATGTCGGCGTCGGCTCGAACAGCAACATCACCGAGAACGGCATCGAGGCTGAGAAGGGGCGCGCCGCGGTCTGGGAGATCGACCGGGCGACCGGCGCGTCGCGCATCTTCGCCAGTGGCCTGCGCAATCCTTCAGGATTGGCCTGGGAGCCTCATACCGGCGCGTTGTGGGCGCTCGTCAACGAGCGGGACGAACTCGGTCCCGATCTCGTACCCGACTATATGACATCGGTACGCGACGGCGGGTTCTACGGCTGGCCGTACAGTTACTTCGGCCAGCACCTGGACCCGCGCGTCAGGCCGCAGCGGCCCGACCTAGTCGCACGCGCGACGAAGCCCGACTACGCACTGGGTTCGCACGTCGCGCCGCTGGGCCTCGCGTTCTACGCGGGAGGCAGTCTACCGACCCGCTACCACGATGGTCTGTTCGTGGGCGAACACGGCAGCTGGAACCGCGGAAACCTGAGCGGCTACAAGGTCGTGTTTATTCCCTTCGCGAGCGGTCGCCCGAATGGGAAACCGCAGGATGTGGTGACCGGATTCCTGACTTCGGATGGGCATGCCCGTGGTCGCCCGGTCGGTCTCGCGATCGACCGCACCGGCGCGCTGCTGATCGCCGACGACCTCGGCGACACACTTTGGCGCCTCACCACACCATCGGGTTGA
- a CDS encoding DUF4142 domain-containing protein, translated as MTFQSIKRPSPLRFLPGSRAARAAFVALAAATVVASSPADAQHSGGQMHQYPISPAQAEPQTQHLGKFDRDIVYDAGRRELFETGISRLVLRNSQNSEVRLLAETVIEDHGYATAKLRKVLDPLGFEGATELYPDQQSELEQMKGLRGEAFDRAYMDAITQTHVLSVGFFEQLSSKAQNPELRQAASEVLPRVKHHLAMMQDLKQRVPR; from the coding sequence ATGACCTTCCAATCGATCAAGCGCCCATCACCGCTTCGGTTTTTGCCAGGATCGCGAGCAGCGCGAGCAGCTTTCGTCGCACTTGCAGCGGCGACTGTGGTCGCGTCGTCGCCTGCGGATGCACAGCACTCGGGCGGGCAGATGCACCAGTATCCCATCTCACCGGCCCAAGCCGAGCCGCAGACGCAGCATCTCGGTAAATTTGATCGGGACATCGTCTATGACGCCGGCCGACGCGAGCTGTTTGAGACGGGGATATCGCGCTTGGTCCTACGAAACTCGCAGAACTCGGAAGTTCGGCTGTTGGCCGAAACGGTCATTGAGGATCATGGATACGCCACAGCAAAGTTGAGGAAGGTCCTGGACCCCCTCGGCTTCGAAGGCGCAACCGAACTCTACCCTGATCAACAGAGTGAGTTGGAGCAGATGAAGGGACTCAGAGGGGAGGCATTTGACCGGGCCTACATGGATGCGATCACTCAGACACACGTGTTGTCGGTCGGTTTCTTCGAGCAGCTTTCGAGCAAGGCGCAGAACCCTGAGCTAAGGCAAGCAGCTTCGGAAGTGCTGCCGCGGGTGAAACACCATTTGGCGATGATGCAGGATCTGAAACAACGCGTCCCCCGATGA
- a CDS encoding YbhB/YbcL family Raf kinase inhibitor-like protein, translating to MRTIVSPLAAVFLLASLGTPAVAGTGFRLSSPTLKAGGRIPASQILDREGCSGGNRSPELRWSGAPAATRSYALTLHDPDAPTGSGWWHWVAFNIPATSTSLPAGLPEDSAGSRIVQSMTDFGKVGYDGPCPPKGDTAHHYVYTLHALRVGSVPLDAKATAAMVGLFLHQNALATTTLTVRYGR from the coding sequence ATGCGAACCATCGTGTCACCATTGGCGGCAGTCTTCCTGTTGGCGTCACTTGGTACTCCGGCAGTAGCTGGAACGGGCTTCCGCCTCTCCTCACCGACGCTAAAGGCGGGCGGACGGATTCCAGCCTCTCAGATACTTGATCGCGAGGGCTGCAGCGGCGGTAACAGGTCGCCCGAACTGCGGTGGTCGGGCGCGCCTGCCGCCACCAGAAGCTACGCTCTGACGCTTCATGATCCCGATGCCCCGACCGGGAGCGGCTGGTGGCACTGGGTCGCGTTCAACATCCCGGCGACTTCGACGTCCCTTCCTGCAGGCCTGCCTGAGGATTCGGCCGGAAGCCGCATCGTCCAGAGTATGACCGACTTCGGCAAGGTCGGCTATGACGGCCCATGCCCGCCGAAAGGCGATACCGCGCACCACTACGTCTACACATTGCACGCTCTCCGCGTCGGGTCCGTGCCATTGGACGCGAAGGCGACGGCGGCCATGGTCGGCCTGTTCCTGCATCAGAACGCGCTGGCCACAACCACTCTGACCGTCAGGTATGGACGTTGA
- a CDS encoding alpha/beta hydrolase: MKRILKLAVGALVASATVAPGAHARSAPVAAQSAPVEEFPVPAGFKSAYRDVDGVRMHYLMGGEGPLVLLVHGVGQAWYEWHRLMPLLARTNTVVVLDLPGLGLSGPPQSYAGQDVAEIIYKFAKSFSPTASFDLVAHDIGIWNTYPMIARHPSDIRRVIFMEAPIPDEGLYQYPAFTPHGESSVWHFSFYAADDNLAETLITGKERFFFEHFIKAHAVKKDVFTPELLDLYARSYAKPGVLRSAFGYYRALNETARRNEPLLQTKLTMPVLAIGGEGGFGKALADQIRRYGTNVEGLVLPGCGHWLPEECPAPLNNAVIDFLGRR; encoded by the coding sequence ATGAAGCGAATCCTGAAACTCGCCGTCGGTGCCCTAGTCGCATCCGCAACCGTCGCGCCGGGCGCCCATGCCCGATCGGCGCCCGTCGCCGCTCAGTCGGCGCCCGTGGAAGAGTTCCCCGTGCCTGCCGGCTTCAAGAGCGCCTATCGCGACGTGGATGGCGTCAGGATGCATTATCTCATGGGTGGCGAAGGGCCGCTCGTTCTGCTGGTGCACGGCGTCGGTCAGGCCTGGTACGAGTGGCACCGGCTGATGCCGCTGCTCGCGCGCACTAACACCGTGGTGGTGCTGGACCTACCTGGCCTCGGCCTGTCCGGGCCGCCGCAGTCCTATGCCGGGCAGGACGTGGCAGAGATCATCTACAAGTTTGCGAAGAGCTTCAGTCCCACGGCTTCGTTCGACCTGGTGGCCCACGATATCGGTATCTGGAACACCTATCCGATGATAGCCCGGCACCCATCGGATATCCGGCGCGTCATCTTCATGGAGGCACCGATCCCCGACGAGGGCCTCTACCAGTATCCGGCCTTCACACCACATGGTGAATCGTCGGTTTGGCACTTCAGCTTCTACGCCGCCGACGACAATCTTGCGGAGACGCTGATCACCGGCAAGGAGCGGTTCTTCTTCGAGCATTTCATCAAGGCTCATGCCGTCAAGAAGGATGTGTTCACGCCGGAGCTCTTGGATCTCTATGCGCGCTCCTATGCGAAGCCGGGGGTTCTCAGGTCCGCCTTCGGCTACTATCGGGCGCTGAACGAGACCGCGCGCCGCAACGAGCCGCTGCTGCAGACTAAGCTCACGATGCCCGTTCTTGCGATCGGTGGTGAAGGCGGCTTCGGGAAGGCGCTGGCCGACCAGATCAGGCGATACGGCACCAATGTCGAGGGCCTGGTGCTGCCCGGCTGCGGCCACTGGCTACCGGAAGAGTGCCCCGCGCCGCTGAACAATGCCGTGATCGATTTTCTGGGAAGAAGATGA
- a CDS encoding YkgB family protein → MRIAMPTRHTAMYFVRYSLVLIFLAFGYVKFFPFEAKGVAPLISAHPLLSWMISAFGQAGASAFLGVVEITTGLLLACGRWAPRLSMVGGVMGMFAFFTTVTLFFFLPGMKLFEASAGGFPAIGGMGPFLLKDVVLFSACLACVADSLDFAKRGLA, encoded by the coding sequence ATGAGAATTGCCATGCCCACCCGACATACAGCCATGTACTTCGTGCGATATTCGCTCGTCCTGATCTTCTTAGCGTTCGGCTACGTGAAGTTCTTTCCGTTCGAGGCCAAGGGGGTCGCGCCGCTTATATCGGCTCATCCTCTGCTCTCCTGGATGATTTCCGCCTTTGGGCAGGCGGGGGCGTCGGCCTTCCTAGGCGTTGTCGAGATCACGACGGGCTTGCTGCTCGCGTGTGGTCGGTGGGCGCCTCGACTTTCGATGGTGGGCGGTGTCATGGGAATGTTCGCTTTCTTCACGACCGTGACATTGTTCTTCTTCTTGCCGGGCATGAAGTTATTTGAAGCGTCTGCTGGTGGCTTCCCTGCGATCGGGGGTATGGGCCCCTTCCTGCTCAAGGACGTCGTGCTGTTCTCTGCGTGTCTAGCATGCGTCGCCGATTCACTGGATTTTGCAAAACGCGGCTTAGCCTGA
- a CDS encoding DUF2188 domain-containing protein, with protein MAMDKYTLHKDAKTEKWRLEMEGSDRAKRTFATKDEALKDLRVAVGPGGGSVRIRKMDGTIQEERTYPRSKDPKGSPG; from the coding sequence ATGGCGATGGACAAGTACACGCTTCACAAGGATGCCAAGACCGAGAAGTGGCGGCTCGAGATGGAGGGGTCGGACAGGGCGAAGCGTACGTTCGCCACCAAGGACGAAGCCCTAAAGGACCTCCGGGTCGCGGTCGGCCCCGGCGGAGGGTCAGTCCGGATACGGAAGATGGACGGTACGATCCAGGAGGAGCGCACCTATCCGCGTTCGAAGGACCCAAAGGGCAGTCCCGGCTGA